The following proteins come from a genomic window of Dehalococcoidia bacterium:
- the dctP gene encoding TRAP transporter substrate-binding protein DctP: protein MSRRVLFLTVVIVMLVGLFAACGEEATPTPVPRATATPTPPPEPVELNVIMAWDRRVEATVVSGDPVIDAIARIGGDRVVINKVGPEAVPSFQQLQPVKDGLFDLNFSTAGYHAGSSSLVISSSLARGSAEERRECGLSGALEDLYSEHIGVKMLGEFPMGFGNKVFTTKPMTSPDFSGLKLRASGGTYEAFVETLGGETVTIAVPEIYSGLEKGVIDGIMFGGVGADALGLGEVLKYMIKPDLTEVTSALFANEDSWNALPSDVKDIINEAIREVQVSGREAGLASSDREREALLAAGLEEVVFTGADAELWNSTFYEANLETPRTLRA from the coding sequence ATGTCGAGAAGGGTTCTCTTCCTAACAGTGGTAATCGTCATGCTGGTGGGGCTGTTCGCCGCATGCGGAGAAGAAGCCACACCGACGCCGGTGCCTCGAGCTACCGCGACGCCGACGCCGCCTCCCGAGCCCGTGGAGTTGAACGTCATCATGGCTTGGGACAGGAGAGTGGAGGCGACCGTCGTATCCGGAGACCCGGTCATTGACGCGATAGCGCGGATAGGGGGAGACCGAGTAGTGATCAACAAGGTCGGGCCGGAAGCGGTGCCCTCCTTCCAGCAGCTCCAGCCAGTGAAGGACGGCCTCTTCGACCTGAACTTCTCGACTGCCGGTTATCACGCGGGATCATCGAGCCTCGTCATCTCGTCGTCGCTCGCAAGGGGCTCCGCGGAAGAGCGACGTGAGTGCGGGCTCTCGGGCGCCCTGGAAGACCTCTACTCCGAGCACATAGGGGTCAAGATGCTGGGAGAGTTCCCAATGGGATTCGGTAACAAGGTATTTACCACCAAGCCGATGACATCTCCTGATTTCAGCGGGCTGAAGCTACGCGCTTCGGGTGGGACCTACGAGGCGTTCGTCGAGACGTTGGGCGGCGAGACTGTGACCATCGCGGTTCCGGAGATCTATTCCGGCCTTGAGAAGGGCGTCATCGACGGCATCATGTTCGGCGGAGTCGGAGCCGATGCCCTGGGGCTGGGCGAAGTACTGAAGTACATGATCAAGCCTGACCTGACAGAGGTGACGTCCGCGCTGTTCGCGAACGAAGACAGTTGGAACGCGCTCCCAAGTGACGTGAAGGACATCATCAACGAGGCCATCCGCGAGGTTCAGGTATCCGGCCGTGAGGCGGGCCTCGCGAGTTCCGACAGGGAGCGAGAGGCACTACTCGCTGCCGGCCTCGAGGAGGTCGTCTTTACCGGGGCGGACGCAGAGTTGTGGAACAGCACGTTCTACGAGGCCAACCTCGAGACCCCGCGTACGCTTCGCGCATAG